From one Malus sylvestris chromosome 1, drMalSylv7.2, whole genome shotgun sequence genomic stretch:
- the LOC126617056 gene encoding receptor-like protein EIX2 isoform X4, producing the protein MLLTIIYSVLFALTSAKCCLGAGISSNIRCLQAEKTALLQFKQGLNDESNVLASWETGKDCCDWRGIACNNKTGHVVTLDLYYNYSDISHVGTPLSGVIAPSLLELPYLTYLDLSFNHFQGQIPKFIGSLSRLEQLKLAGAKLSGPIPPQLGNLSSLYTLDLAQNYVTFENLEWLSHLSSLRYLNMSDLNFSEVVNWPESISKLPSLVELQLSSCNLPNVELSSLSFVNSSNSLQVLELSDNILDLSIFYWMANVSTNLVHIGLVGDQLQGPFPDVFANMVSLVSLDLLYNKLEGGIPKSFRNLCSLESLNLEGNTLSDRLEDSVENLSCAQDTLEFLCLSGNPFSGSCPDNLTRFSSLKVLYIEGTNVSGSLPKSFQPLSQLRSLSLLRNQFTGSLPDFTGLSLLRQLYISQNQLNGSLPESIGQLSSLEDLDLSWNSLNGVITEVHFSNLSRLNSLDFSHNPLSFNFSSDWNPPFQIKILGLSSCKVGPAFPKWIQTQKKLTSLYMADAEISDSIPDKFWDLSSSFVKLNLSMNQIHGKLPNLSTKNCTFFSFDLSSNLLDGPLPPFPSSVAILRLSQNMFSGPLSSFCKTEAPNLFNLDLSDNQLSGELPTCWMQFRSLFILNMAKNILSGKIPSSLGYLKDVVLLRLQDNKLSGELPSLENCTELRVLDLGDNKLSGKIPTWIGPSLTKLLVLRLKSNEFYGNIPLSLCSLPALHVLDFSKNNLSGALPHCLPNITALSSMSPEVEDDSVFGFVQLVWKGILIEFGENLKLLRSIDISSNKLSGDIPESVTSLLKLISLNLSSNNFTGVLPNNFGQLEMLESLDLSRNQISGSIPPSFSSLHYLSVLDLSYNNLSGRIPLSTQLQSFNASQFTGNLGLCGQPLTPECPGAVTTEDPAVPNGSGSEKTKQDDDGLISFGFYVSLALGFIIGFWSVCGTLVLKTSWRYAYFRFFDDIKARIM; encoded by the coding sequence ATGTTGCTCACaatcatatattctgtcttgtTCGCTCTTACATCTGCCAAATGCTGTCTGGGTGCTGGAATCAGTTCCAACATCAGGTGCTTACAAGCAGAAAAAACCGCTCTGCTTCAGTTCAAACAGGGCCTCAACGACGAGTCCAACGTTCTTGCCTCTTGGGAAACTGGCAAAGATTGTTGCGACTGGAGAGGAATCGCTTGCAACAACAAAACAGGTCATGTTGTCACGCTAGATCTCTATTACAATTATTCTGATATTTCTCATGTTGGAACTCCTCTAAGTGGTGTGATTGCTCCTTCTCTACTTGAATTGCCATATCTAACTTACTTGGACCTCAGTTTCAATCATTTCCAAGGACAAATTCCCAAGTTCATCGGTTCCTTGAGTCGATTGGAACAACTCAAACTAGCAGGTGCTAAACTTAGCGGACCAATTCCTCCCCAACTCGGAAATCTCTCTAGTTTGTATACTCTTGATCTTGCCCAGAACTATGTCACATTCGAAAATCTCGAGTGGTTATCTCATCTTTCTTCTTTGAGGTACTTGAATATGTCGGATCTTAATTTTTCCGAGGTTGTAAATTGGCCCGAATCTATAAGCAAACTCCCTTCACTTGTTGAGCTTCAGTTATCTTCGTGTAATCTTCCCAATGTTGAACTGAGTTCGctttcttttgtcaattcttCAAACtctcttcaagtccttgaactGTCAGATAATATTCTTGATCTTTCAATATTTTATTGGATGGCCAATGTCAGCACCAACCTTGTTCACATTGGTTTAGTTGGTGATCAGTTGCAAGGTCCCTTCCCAGATGTTTTTGCTAACATGGTTTCTCTCGTGTCGCTTGATCTCTTGTATAACAAACTTGAAGGAGGGATACCAAAATCATTTCGAAACCTTTGCAGCTTAGAGTCGTTGAATTTAGAGGGAAACACACTTTCCGACAGACTTGAAGACTCTGTCGAAAACTTGTCTTGTGCTCAAGACACCCTCGAGTTCTTGTGTTTAAGTGGGAACCCGTTTTCGGGTTCTTGTCCTGACAACCTTACAAGATTTTCATCCTTGAAAGTATTGTACATTGAGGGCACCAACGTAAGTGGATCTCTTCCAAAAAGTTTTCAGCCACTCTCCCAGCTAAGATCCTTGAGCCTATTAAGAAACCAGTTCACCGGATCCCTGCCTGATTTTACAGGTCTTTCGTTGTTGAGGCAGTTATATATCTCCCAAAATCAACTCAACGGATCTCTACCTGAGAGCATCGGCCAACTTTCCAGCCTCGAAGATTTGGATCTTTCTTGGAATTCTTTAAATGGTGTCATAACTGAAGTGCACTTTTCCAATCTCTCCCGTTTAAACTCTTTGGATTTTTCTCATAATCCTTTGTCTTTTAACTTTAGCTCGGATTGGAATCCGCCTTTCCAAATCAAAATTCTAGGATTGTCCTCTTGCAAGGTTGGCCCTGCTTTTCCGAAATGGATTCAAACTCAGAAAAAACTTACTTCACTTTACATGGCTGATGCTGAGATTTCGGATTCTATACCTGATAAGTTTTGGGATCTGTCTTCCAGCTTCGTCAAGTTAAACCTATCAATGAACCAAATCCATGGAAAGTTGCCAAATCTGTCAACGAAAAACTGcaccttcttttcttttgactTGTCATCTAATCTCTTGGACGGCCCACTTCCGCCGTTTCCTTCAAGTGTAGCCATCCTGCGTCTCTCCCAAAACATGTTTTCGGGACCCTTATCTTCCTTTTGCAAAACAGAAGCTCCAAACTTGTTTAATCTAGACCTTTCCGACAATCAGCTATCCGGCGAACTTCCTACTTGTTGGATGCAGTTTCGAAGTTTGTTCATCTTGAACATGGCTAAGAATATTCTCTCCGGGAAAATTCCAAGCTCATTAGGCTACTTAAAAGATGTTGTATTGTTACGCTTACAGGATAACAAACTTTCGGGAGAATTGCCTTCTTTGGAGAACTGTACAGAATTAAGAGTTCTTGACCTCGGTGACAATAAGCTATCTGGAAAGATACCGACATGGATAGGCCCGAGCCTAACAAAGTTGCTGGTTCTTCGATTAAAGTCGAATGAGTTTTATGGAAACATACCTTTAAGTCTATGCAGTCTTCCTGCGCTTCATGTTTTGGACTTCTCCAAGAACAATCTATCCGGAGCCTTGCCCCATTGCCTCCCTAACATAACAGCTTTGTCTTCGATGTCCCCCGAGGTGGAGGACGACTCTGTATTTGGGTTTGTGCAACTGGTTTGGAAAGGAATATTGATTGAGTTTGGCGAAAATCTTAAGCTTTTGAGAAGCATTGACATTTCGAGCAACAAATTAAGCGGAGACATTCCAGAAAGTGTAACAAGCTTGTTGAAGTTGATTTCTCTGAACCTGTCAAGCAACAATTTTACTGGGGTGCTTCCTAACAACTTTGGTCAGCTGGAGATGTTAGAATCGCTTGATTTGTCACGAAACCAGATATCTGGTAGCATTCCTCCGAGTTTTTCGAGCTTACATTATCTTAGTGTCTTGGACTTGTCATACAACAACTTATCAGGAAGAATTCCCCTAAGTACTCAACTTCAAAGTTTTAATGCTTCTCAATTCACGGGAAATCTTGGACTTTGCGGGCAACCGCTCACACCAGAATGCCCGGGAGCTGTAACAACGGAAGATCCTGCAGTCCCTAATGGCAGTGGAAGTGAGAAGACCAAACAAGATGATGATGGTCTCATAAGCTTTGGATTTTATGTTAGCTTGGCGCTTGGATTTATCATAGGATTCTGGAGTGTTTGTGGTACTTTAGTTCTTAAGACGTCTTGGAG
- the LOC126617056 gene encoding receptor-like protein EIX1 isoform X6 — MLLTIIYSVLFALTSAKCCLGAGISSNIRCLQAEKTALLQFKQGLNDESNVLASWETGKDCCDWRGIACNNKTGHVVTLDLYYNYSDISHVGTPLSGVIAPSLLELPYLTYLDLSFNHFQGQIPKFIGSLSRLEQLKLAGAKLSGPIPPQLGNLSSLYTLDLAQNYVTFENLEWLSHLSSLRYLNMSDLNFSEVVNWPESISKLPSLVELQLSSCNLPNVELSSLSFVNSSNSLQVLELSDNILDLSIFYWMANVSTNLVHIGLVGDQLQGPFPDVFANMVSLVSLDLLYNKLEGGIPKSFRNLCSLESLNLEGNTLSDRLEDSVENLSCAQDTLEFLCLSGNPFSGSCPDNLTRFSSLKVLYIEGTNVSGSLPKSFQPLSQLRSLSLLRNQFTGSLPDFTGLSLLRQLYISQNQLNGSLPESIGQLSSLEDLDLSWNSLNGVITEVHFSNLSRLNSLDFSHNPLSFNFSSDWNPPFQIKILGLSSCKVGPAFPKWIQTQKKLTSLYMADAEISDSIPDKFWDLSSSFVKLNLSMNQIHGKLPNLSTKNCTFFSFDLSSNLLDGPLPPFPSSVAILRLSQNMFSGPLSSFCKTEAPNLFNLDLSDNQLSGELPTCWMQFRSLFILNMAKNILSGKIPSSLGYLKDVVLLRLQDNKLSGELPSLENCTELRVLDLGDNKLSGKIPTWIGPSLTKLLVLRLKSNEFYGNIPLSLCSLPALHVLDFSKNNLSGALPHCLPNITALSSMSPEVEDNIPVGFVQLVWKGIQIEFGQNLHHLRSIDISSNNLSGDIPESVTCWIYPI; from the coding sequence ATGTTGCTCACaatcatatattctgtcttgtTCGCTCTTACATCTGCCAAATGCTGTCTGGGTGCTGGAATCAGTTCCAACATCAGGTGCTTACAAGCAGAAAAAACCGCTCTGCTTCAGTTCAAACAGGGCCTCAACGACGAGTCCAACGTTCTTGCCTCTTGGGAAACTGGCAAAGATTGTTGCGACTGGAGAGGAATCGCTTGCAACAACAAAACAGGTCATGTTGTCACGCTAGATCTCTATTACAATTATTCTGATATTTCTCATGTTGGAACTCCTCTAAGTGGTGTGATTGCTCCTTCTCTACTTGAATTGCCATATCTAACTTACTTGGACCTCAGTTTCAATCATTTCCAAGGACAAATTCCCAAGTTCATCGGTTCCTTGAGTCGATTGGAACAACTCAAACTAGCAGGTGCTAAACTTAGCGGACCAATTCCTCCCCAACTCGGAAATCTCTCTAGTTTGTATACTCTTGATCTTGCCCAGAACTATGTCACATTCGAAAATCTCGAGTGGTTATCTCATCTTTCTTCTTTGAGGTACTTGAATATGTCGGATCTTAATTTTTCCGAGGTTGTAAATTGGCCCGAATCTATAAGCAAACTCCCTTCACTTGTTGAGCTTCAGTTATCTTCGTGTAATCTTCCCAATGTTGAACTGAGTTCGctttcttttgtcaattcttCAAACtctcttcaagtccttgaactGTCAGATAATATTCTTGATCTTTCAATATTTTATTGGATGGCCAATGTCAGCACCAACCTTGTTCACATTGGTTTAGTTGGTGATCAGTTGCAAGGTCCCTTCCCAGATGTTTTTGCTAACATGGTTTCTCTCGTGTCGCTTGATCTCTTGTATAACAAACTTGAAGGAGGGATACCAAAATCATTTCGAAACCTTTGCAGCTTAGAGTCGTTGAATTTAGAGGGAAACACACTTTCCGACAGACTTGAAGACTCTGTCGAAAACTTGTCTTGTGCTCAAGACACCCTCGAGTTCTTGTGTTTAAGTGGGAACCCGTTTTCGGGTTCTTGTCCTGACAACCTTACAAGATTTTCATCCTTGAAAGTATTGTACATTGAGGGCACCAACGTAAGTGGATCTCTTCCAAAAAGTTTTCAGCCACTCTCCCAGCTAAGATCCTTGAGCCTATTAAGAAACCAGTTCACCGGATCCCTGCCTGATTTTACAGGTCTTTCGTTGTTGAGGCAGTTATATATCTCCCAAAATCAACTCAACGGATCTCTACCTGAGAGCATCGGCCAACTTTCCAGCCTCGAAGATTTGGATCTTTCTTGGAATTCTTTAAATGGTGTCATAACTGAAGTGCACTTTTCCAATCTCTCCCGTTTAAACTCTTTGGATTTTTCTCATAATCCTTTGTCTTTTAACTTTAGCTCGGATTGGAATCCGCCTTTCCAAATCAAAATTCTAGGATTGTCCTCTTGCAAGGTTGGCCCTGCTTTTCCGAAATGGATTCAAACTCAGAAAAAACTTACTTCACTTTACATGGCTGATGCTGAGATTTCGGATTCTATACCTGATAAGTTTTGGGATCTGTCTTCCAGCTTCGTCAAGTTAAACCTATCAATGAACCAAATCCATGGAAAGTTGCCAAATCTGTCAACGAAAAACTGcaccttcttttcttttgactTGTCATCTAATCTCTTGGACGGCCCACTTCCGCCGTTTCCTTCAAGTGTAGCCATCCTGCGTCTCTCCCAAAACATGTTTTCGGGACCCTTATCTTCCTTTTGCAAAACAGAAGCTCCAAACTTGTTTAATCTAGACCTTTCCGACAATCAGCTATCCGGCGAACTTCCTACTTGTTGGATGCAGTTTCGAAGTTTGTTCATCTTGAACATGGCTAAGAATATTCTCTCCGGGAAAATTCCAAGCTCATTAGGCTACTTAAAAGATGTTGTATTGTTACGCTTACAGGATAACAAACTTTCGGGAGAATTGCCTTCTTTGGAGAACTGTACAGAATTAAGAGTTCTTGACCTCGGTGACAATAAGCTATCTGGAAAGATACCGACATGGATAGGCCCGAGCCTAACAAAGTTGCTGGTTCTTCGATTAAAGTCGAATGAGTTTTATGGAAACATACCTTTAAGTCTATGCAGTCTTCCTGCGCTTCATGTTTTGGACTTCTCCAAGAACAATCTATCCGGAGCCTTGCCCCATTGCCTCCCTAACATAACAGCTTTGTCTTCGATGTCCCCCGAG
- the LOC126617056 gene encoding receptor-like protein EIX2 isoform X3 — translation MLLTIIYSVLFALTSAKCCLGAGISSNIRCLQAEKTALLQFKQGLNDESNVLASWETGKDCCDWRGIACNNKTGHVVTLDLYYNYSDISHVGTPLSGVIAPSLLELPYLTYLDLSFNHFQGQIPKFIGSLSRLEQLKLAGAKLSGPIPPQLGNLSSLYTLDLAQNYVTFENLEWLSHLSSLRYLNMSDLNFSEVVNWPESISKLPSLVELQLSSCNLPNVELSSLSFVNSSNSLQVLELSDNILDLSIFYWMANVSTNLVHIGLVGDQLQGPFPDVFANMVSLVSLDLLYNKLEGGIPKSFRNLCSLESLNLEGNTLSDRLEDSVENLSCAQDTLEFLCLSGNPFSGSCPDNLTRFSSLKVLYIEGTNVSGSLPKSFQPLSQLRSLSLLRNQFTGSLPDFTGLSLLRQLYISQNQLNGSLPESIGQLSSLEDLDLSWNSLNGVITEVHFSNLSRLNSLDFSHNPLSFNFSSDWNPPFQIKILGLSSCKVGPAFPKWIQTQKKLTSLYMADAEISDSIPDKFWDLSSSFVKLNLSMNQIHGKLPNLSTKNCTFFSFDLSSNLLDGPLPPFPSSVAILRLSQNMFSGPLSSFCKTEAPNLFNLDLSDNQLSGELPTCWMQFRSLFILNMAKNILSGKIPSSLGYLKDVVLLRLQDNKLSGELPSLENCTELRVLDLGDNKLSGKIPTWIGPSLTKLLVLRLKSNEFYGNIPLSLCSLPALHVLDFSKNNLSGALPHCLPNITALSSMSPEVEDDSVFGFVQLVWKGILIEFGENLKLLRSIDISSNKLSGDIPESVTSLLKLISLNLSSNNFTGVLPNNFGQLEMLESLDLSRNQISGSIPPSFSSLHYLSVLDLSYNNLSGRIPLSTQLQSFNASQFTGNLGLCGQPLTPECPGAVTTEDPAVPNGSGSEKTKQDDDGLISFGFYVSLALGFIIGFWSVCGTLVLKTSWRYAYFRFFDDIKARIM, via the coding sequence ATGTTGCTCACaatcatatattctgtcttgtTCGCTCTTACATCTGCCAAATGCTGTCTGGGTGCTGGAATCAGTTCCAACATCAGGTGCTTACAAGCAGAAAAAACCGCTCTGCTTCAGTTCAAACAGGGCCTCAACGACGAGTCCAACGTTCTTGCCTCTTGGGAAACTGGCAAAGATTGTTGCGACTGGAGAGGAATCGCTTGCAACAACAAAACAGGTCATGTTGTCACGCTAGATCTCTATTACAATTATTCTGATATTTCTCATGTTGGAACTCCTCTAAGTGGTGTGATTGCTCCTTCTCTACTTGAATTGCCATATCTAACTTACTTGGACCTCAGTTTCAATCATTTCCAAGGACAAATTCCCAAGTTCATCGGTTCCTTGAGTCGATTGGAACAACTCAAACTAGCAGGTGCTAAACTTAGCGGACCAATTCCTCCCCAACTCGGAAATCTCTCTAGTTTGTATACTCTTGATCTTGCCCAGAACTATGTCACATTCGAAAATCTCGAGTGGTTATCTCATCTTTCTTCTTTGAGGTACTTGAATATGTCGGATCTTAATTTTTCCGAGGTTGTAAATTGGCCCGAATCTATAAGCAAACTCCCTTCACTTGTTGAGCTTCAGTTATCTTCGTGTAATCTTCCCAATGTTGAACTGAGTTCGctttcttttgtcaattcttCAAACtctcttcaagtccttgaactGTCAGATAATATTCTTGATCTTTCAATATTTTATTGGATGGCCAATGTCAGCACCAACCTTGTTCACATTGGTTTAGTTGGTGATCAGTTGCAAGGTCCCTTCCCAGATGTTTTTGCTAACATGGTTTCTCTCGTGTCGCTTGATCTCTTGTATAACAAACTTGAAGGAGGGATACCAAAATCATTTCGAAACCTTTGCAGCTTAGAGTCGTTGAATTTAGAGGGAAACACACTTTCCGACAGACTTGAAGACTCTGTCGAAAACTTGTCTTGTGCTCAAGACACCCTCGAGTTCTTGTGTTTAAGTGGGAACCCGTTTTCGGGTTCTTGTCCTGACAACCTTACAAGATTTTCATCCTTGAAAGTATTGTACATTGAGGGCACCAACGTAAGTGGATCTCTTCCAAAAAGTTTTCAGCCACTCTCCCAGCTAAGATCCTTGAGCCTATTAAGAAACCAGTTCACCGGATCCCTGCCTGATTTTACAGGTCTTTCGTTGTTGAGGCAGTTATATATCTCCCAAAATCAACTCAACGGATCTCTACCTGAGAGCATCGGCCAACTTTCCAGCCTCGAAGATTTGGATCTTTCTTGGAATTCTTTAAATGGTGTCATAACTGAAGTGCACTTTTCCAATCTCTCCCGTTTAAACTCTTTGGATTTTTCTCATAATCCTTTGTCTTTTAACTTTAGCTCGGATTGGAATCCGCCTTTCCAAATCAAAATTCTAGGATTGTCCTCTTGCAAGGTTGGCCCTGCTTTTCCGAAATGGATTCAAACTCAGAAAAAACTTACTTCACTTTACATGGCTGATGCTGAGATTTCGGATTCTATACCTGATAAGTTTTGGGATCTGTCTTCCAGCTTCGTCAAGTTAAACCTATCAATGAACCAAATCCATGGAAAGTTGCCAAATCTGTCAACGAAAAACTGcaccttcttttcttttgactTGTCATCTAATCTCTTGGACGGCCCACTTCCGCCGTTTCCTTCAAGTGTAGCCATCCTGCGTCTCTCCCAAAACATGTTTTCGGGACCCTTATCTTCCTTTTGCAAAACAGAAGCTCCAAACTTGTTTAATCTAGACCTTTCCGACAATCAGCTATCCGGCGAACTTCCTACTTGTTGGATGCAGTTTCGAAGTTTGTTCATCTTGAACATGGCTAAGAATATTCTCTCCGGGAAAATTCCAAGCTCATTAGGCTACTTAAAAGATGTTGTATTGTTACGCTTACAGGATAACAAACTTTCGGGAGAATTGCCTTCTTTGGAGAACTGTACAGAATTAAGAGTTCTTGACCTCGGTGACAATAAGCTATCTGGAAAGATACCGACATGGATAGGCCCGAGCCTAACAAAGTTGCTGGTTCTTCGATTAAAGTCGAATGAGTTTTATGGAAACATACCTTTAAGTCTATGCAGTCTTCCTGCGCTTCATGTTTTGGACTTCTCCAAGAACAATCTATCCGGAGCCTTGCCCCATTGCCTCCCTAACATAACAGCTTTGTCTTCGATGTCCCCCGAGGTGGAGGACGACTCTGTATTTGGGTTTGTGCAACTGGTTTGGAAAGGAATATTGATTGAGTTTGGCGAAAATCTTAAGCTTTTGAGAAGCATTGACATTTCGAGCAACAAATTAAGCGGAGACATTCCAGAAAGTGTAACAAGCTTGTTGAAGTTGATTTCTCTGAACCTGTCAAGCAACAATTTTACTGGGGTGCTTCCTAACAACTTTGGTCAGCTGGAGATGTTAGAATCGCTTGATTTGTCACGAAACCAGATATCTGGTAGCATTCCTCCGAGTTTTTCGAGCTTACATTATCTTAGTGTCTTGGACTTGTCATACAACAACTTATCAGGAAGAATTCCCCTAAGTACTCAACTTCAAAGTTTTAATGCTTCTCAATTCACGGGAAATCTTGGACTTTGCGGGCAACCGCTCACACCAGAATGCCCGGGAGCTGTAACAACGGAAGATCCTGCAGTCCCTAATGGCAGTGGAAGTGAGAAGACCAAACAAGATGATGATGGTCTCATAAGCTTTGGATTTTATGTTAGCTTGGCGCTTGGATTTATCATAGGATTCTGGAGTGTTTGTGGTACTTTAGTTCTTAAGACGTCTTGGAGGTATGCCTATTTCCGGTTCTTTGATGATATAAAAGCTCGGATTATGTGA
- the LOC126617056 gene encoding receptor-like protein EIX2 isoform X2, which yields MLLTIIYSVLFALTSAKCCLGAGISSNIRCLQAEKTALLQFKQGLNDESNVLASWETGKDCCDWRGIACNNKTGHVVTLDLYYNYSDISHVGTPLSGVIAPSLLELPYLTYLDLSFNHFQGQIPKFIGSLSRLEQLKLAGAKLSGPIPPQLGNLSSLYTLDLAQNYVTFENLEWLSHLSSLRYLNMSDLNFSEVVNWPESISKLPSLVELQLSSCNLPNVELSSLSFVNSSNSLQVLELSDNILDLSIFYWMANVSTNLVHIGLVGDQLQGPFPDVFANMVSLVSLDLLYNKLEGGIPKSFRNLCSLESLNLEGNTLSDRLEDSVENLSCAQDTLEFLCLSGNPFSGSCPDNLTRFSSLKVLYIEGTNVSGSLPKSFQPLSQLRSLSLLRNQFTGSLPDFTGLSLLRQLYISQNQLNGSLPESIGQLSSLEDLDLSWNSLNGVITEVHFSNLSRLNSLDFSHNPLSFNFSSDWNPPFQIKILGLSSCKVGPAFPKWIQTQKKLTSLYMADAEISDSIPDKFWDLSSSFVKLNLSMNQIHGKLPNLSTKNCTFFSFDLSSNLLDGPLPPFPSSVAILRLSQNMFSGPLSSFCKTEAPNLFNLDLSDNQLSGELPTCWMQFRSLFILNMAKNILSGKIPSSLGYLKDVVLLRLQDNKLSGELPSLENCTELRVLDLGDNKLSGKIPTWIGPSLTKLLVLRLKSNEFYGNIPLSLCSLPALHVLDFSKNNLSGALPHCLPNITALSSMSPEVEDDSVFGFVQLVWKGILIEFGENLKLLRSIDISSNKLSGDIPESVTSLLKLISLNLSSNNFTGVLPNNFGQLEMLESLDLSRNQISGSIPPSFSSLHYLSVLDLSYNNLSGRIPLSTQLQSFNASQFTGNLGLCGQPLTPECPGAVTTEDPAVPNGSGSEKTKQDDDGLISFGFYVSLALGFIIGFWSVCGTLVLKTSWRYAYFQFFDDIKARIM from the coding sequence ATGTTGCTCACaatcatatattctgtcttgtTCGCTCTTACATCTGCCAAATGCTGTCTGGGTGCTGGAATCAGTTCCAACATCAGGTGCTTACAAGCAGAAAAAACCGCTCTGCTTCAGTTCAAACAGGGCCTCAACGACGAGTCCAACGTTCTTGCCTCTTGGGAAACTGGCAAAGATTGTTGCGACTGGAGAGGAATCGCTTGCAACAACAAAACAGGTCATGTTGTCACGCTAGATCTCTATTACAATTATTCTGATATTTCTCATGTTGGAACTCCTCTAAGTGGTGTGATTGCTCCTTCTCTACTTGAATTGCCATATCTAACTTACTTGGACCTCAGTTTCAATCATTTCCAAGGACAAATTCCCAAGTTCATCGGTTCCTTGAGTCGATTGGAACAACTCAAACTAGCAGGTGCTAAACTTAGCGGACCAATTCCTCCCCAACTCGGAAATCTCTCTAGTTTGTATACTCTTGATCTTGCCCAGAACTATGTCACATTCGAAAATCTCGAGTGGTTATCTCATCTTTCTTCTTTGAGGTACTTGAATATGTCGGATCTTAATTTTTCCGAGGTTGTAAATTGGCCCGAATCTATAAGCAAACTCCCTTCACTTGTTGAGCTTCAGTTATCTTCGTGTAATCTTCCCAATGTTGAACTGAGTTCGctttcttttgtcaattcttCAAACtctcttcaagtccttgaactGTCAGATAATATTCTTGATCTTTCAATATTTTATTGGATGGCCAATGTCAGCACCAACCTTGTTCACATTGGTTTAGTTGGTGATCAGTTGCAAGGTCCCTTCCCAGATGTTTTTGCTAACATGGTTTCTCTCGTGTCGCTTGATCTCTTGTATAACAAACTTGAAGGAGGGATACCAAAATCATTTCGAAACCTTTGCAGCTTAGAGTCGTTGAATTTAGAGGGAAACACACTTTCCGACAGACTTGAAGACTCTGTCGAAAACTTGTCTTGTGCTCAAGACACCCTCGAGTTCTTGTGTTTAAGTGGGAACCCGTTTTCGGGTTCTTGTCCTGACAACCTTACAAGATTTTCATCCTTGAAAGTATTGTACATTGAGGGCACCAACGTAAGTGGATCTCTTCCAAAAAGTTTTCAGCCACTCTCCCAGCTAAGATCCTTGAGCCTATTAAGAAACCAGTTCACCGGATCCCTGCCTGATTTTACAGGTCTTTCGTTGTTGAGGCAGTTATATATCTCCCAAAATCAACTCAACGGATCTCTACCTGAGAGCATCGGCCAACTTTCCAGCCTCGAAGATTTGGATCTTTCTTGGAATTCTTTAAATGGTGTCATAACTGAAGTGCACTTTTCCAATCTCTCCCGTTTAAACTCTTTGGATTTTTCTCATAATCCTTTGTCTTTTAACTTTAGCTCGGATTGGAATCCGCCTTTCCAAATCAAAATTCTAGGATTGTCCTCTTGCAAGGTTGGCCCTGCTTTTCCGAAATGGATTCAAACTCAGAAAAAACTTACTTCACTTTACATGGCTGATGCTGAGATTTCGGATTCTATACCTGATAAGTTTTGGGATCTGTCTTCCAGCTTCGTCAAGTTAAACCTATCAATGAACCAAATCCATGGAAAGTTGCCAAATCTGTCAACGAAAAACTGcaccttcttttcttttgactTGTCATCTAATCTCTTGGACGGCCCACTTCCGCCGTTTCCTTCAAGTGTAGCCATCCTGCGTCTCTCCCAAAACATGTTTTCGGGACCCTTATCTTCCTTTTGCAAAACAGAAGCTCCAAACTTGTTTAATCTAGACCTTTCCGACAATCAGCTATCCGGCGAACTTCCTACTTGTTGGATGCAGTTTCGAAGTTTGTTCATCTTGAACATGGCTAAGAATATTCTCTCCGGGAAAATTCCAAGCTCATTAGGCTACTTAAAAGATGTTGTATTGTTACGCTTACAGGATAACAAACTTTCGGGAGAATTGCCTTCTTTGGAGAACTGTACAGAATTAAGAGTTCTTGACCTCGGTGACAATAAGCTATCTGGAAAGATACCGACATGGATAGGCCCGAGCCTAACAAAGTTGCTGGTTCTTCGATTAAAGTCGAATGAGTTTTATGGAAACATACCTTTAAGTCTATGCAGTCTTCCTGCGCTTCATGTTTTGGACTTCTCCAAGAACAATCTATCCGGAGCCTTGCCCCATTGCCTCCCTAACATAACAGCTTTGTCTTCGATGTCCCCCGAGGTGGAGGACGACTCTGTATTTGGGTTTGTGCAACTGGTTTGGAAAGGAATATTGATTGAGTTTGGCGAAAATCTTAAGCTTTTGAGAAGCATTGACATTTCGAGCAACAAATTAAGCGGAGACATTCCAGAAAGTGTAACAAGCTTGTTGAAGTTGATTTCTCTGAACCTGTCAAGCAACAATTTTACTGGGGTGCTTCCTAACAACTTTGGTCAGCTGGAGATGTTAGAATCGCTTGATTTGTCACGAAACCAGATATCTGGTAGCATTCCTCCGAGTTTTTCGAGCTTACATTATCTTAGTGTCTTGGACTTGTCATACAACAACTTATCAGGAAGAATTCCCCTAAGTACTCAACTTCAAAGTTTTAATGCTTCTCAATTCACGGGAAATCTTGGACTTTGCGGGCAACCGCTCACACCAGAATGCCCGGGAGCTGTAACAACGGAAGATCCTGCAGTCCCTAATGGCAGTGGAAGTGAGAAGACCAAACAAGATGATGATGGTCTCATAAGCTTTGGATTTTATGTTAGCTTGGCGCTTGGATTTATCATAGGATTCTGGAGTGTTTGTGGTACTTTAGTTCTTAAGACGTCTTGGAG